One part of the Arabidopsis thaliana chromosome 1 sequence genome encodes these proteins:
- the EDA11 gene encoding Cysteine/Histidine-rich C1 domain family protein (embryo sac development arrest 11 (EDA11); FUNCTIONS IN: zinc ion binding; INVOLVED IN: megagametogenesis; LOCATED IN: chloroplast; CONTAINS InterPro DOMAIN/s: DC1 (InterPro:IPR004146), Zinc finger, PHD-type (InterPro:IPR001965), C1-like (InterPro:IPR011424); BEST Arabidopsis thaliana protein match is: Cysteine/Histidine-rich C1 domain family protein (TAIR:AT1G55380.1); Has 31248 Blast hits to 2717 proteins in 273 species: Archae - 49; Bacteria - 26496; Metazoa - 873; Fungi - 230; Plants - 1563; Viruses - 57; Other Eukaryotes - 1980 (source: NCBI BLink).) — MEPPPPHFSRAKPPCRLSDPAQPHKLCRRRRPSYPPLSICFTCKGKQLRSSAYYYYCATCNLEFHRGCHIFLPVIRSSFHPSHPLTFFSSDPKFDVSIIPKYWRDSSATEESSDESINQLTIEYLGDVSDDDGEDSHSDHDLGASEDDGEDSHSDHDLGASDDDGEDSHSDHDLGARDDDGNGNGAGDVHADGEASLSDGNHLKCKCCGVPLQMTYYHCSICKFNLNLDCSMRQPPPIISHLKSHEHTLTLFPIRLPLPCDACGLSLNDTEDLVYSCLPCSRMVHRSCIYLPRVIKITRHQHRLSHTSSLQPGDFSCGVCRQTVDVNYGQYSCNKECHYAVHSKCATRNDVWDGKDLDGVPEEPDEFIEPPFLKIDEETIQHFSHHHYLKLHEKKTIYKRDKFCEACTLPVMISQRFYGCMQCDFVLDETCASLPRKKNHPLHKHPLNLHTLPLGESAMINKGATSKDIFKCIGCGRIGCGFYYKCDEKNCDEFLLDVRCASLPDPFVHDCHPHDHPLFFNLTKGNCMGCGSDSCSSYFLECIKCKSFLGIKCATLPCEAHYTHDRHPLTLCYEEEEDTTSGQYWCEICEFKLDPKTWFYTCDYCMITLHVNCLLGKDIYLKPCHIFKVGLFYKEVEIARNDGNSRLFCYICRLRCGQTLVFKWLGRRKSFCTLRCIGKYVKDTRGYYDAVAMGYFESYPTNLVTSPEASDSSVIKSAFDFLFRD, encoded by the coding sequence ATGGAACCACCACCTCCTCATTTTTCTAGAGCTAAACCTCCATGTCGTCTGTCCGATCCGGCTCAGCCCCACAAGCTTTGCCGACGGCGACGACCATCTTATCCTCCACTTTCCATCTGCTTTACGTGCAAAGGCAAGCAATTGAGGTCCAGTGCATACTATTACTATTGTGCTACTTGCAATTTGGAATTCCACAGAGGTTGTCACATCTTTCTGCCGGTGATAAGAAGCTCTTTTCACCCCTCTCACcctctcaccttcttctcctcAGATCCTAAATTTGATGTATCTATAATACCTAAATATTGGAGAGACAGCTCCGCTACAGAAGAATCTTCAGATGAATCGATAAACCAACTAACTATTGAGTATCTTGGAGACGTTAGTGATGATGACGGCGAGGACAGCCATTCTGATCACGATCTTGGTGCTAGTGAAGATGACGGCGAGGACAGCCATTCTGATCACGATCTTGGTGCTAGTGACGATGACGGCGAGGACAGCCATTCTGATCACGATCTTGGTGCTAGAGACGATGATGGGAATGGCAATGGCGCTGGCGATGTTCATGCTGATGGTGAGGCCTCTTTATCCGATGGAAATCACCTAAAATGCAAATGTTGTGGGGTTCCTTTACAAATGACATATTATCATTGTTCTATCTGCAAGTTCAATCTTAACTTGGATTGCTCGATGAGACAACCACCTCCCATTATCTCACACTTGAAAAGTCATGAGCACACCCTAACCCTCTTCCCTATACGACTCCCTTTGCCATGTGATGCTTGTGGCTTGTCTCTAAACGACACCGAAGATCTGGTTTACTCTTGTCTACCTTGCAGCCGTATGGTCCACAGATCATGTATCTATCTTCCTCGTGTCATTAAGATCACCCGACACCAACATCGTCTCTCTCACACTTCCTCCCTTCAACCTGGTGATTTCTCTTGTGGAGTTTGTCGCCAAACAGTTGACGTCAACTACGGGCAATACTCTTGTAATAAGGAATGTCATTATGCTGTCCATTCCAAATGTGCAACAAGGAATGACGTGTGGGATGGAAAAGATCTTGATGGAGTGCCTGAAGAACCCGATGAGTTTATCGAACCGCCATTCCTGAAGATTGATGAGGAGACAATTCAACATTTCAGTCATCACCATTATCTGAAGCTccatgaaaagaaaaccattTACAAGAGAGACAAGTTTTGTGAGGCATGCACCCTTCCAGTAATGATCTCCCAGAGATTTTATGGTTGTATGCAGTGTGATTTTGTTCTTGACGAAACGTGTGCTTCTCTTCCTCGCAAGAAAAACCACCCACTACATAAACACCCACTTAACCTTCACACTTTGCCTCTTGGTGAGTCTGCCATGATCAATAAAGGTGCTACTAGCAAAGACATATTCAAATGTATTGGTTGCGGCCGAATTGGCTGTGGTTTCTACTACAAATGCGatgaaaaaaattgtgatgaGTTTCTCCTAGACGTCAGATGTGCTTCCCTTCCAGATCCTTTTGTTCATGACTGTCATCCCCatgatcatcctctcttctttAACTTGACCAAAGGTAATTGCATGGGGTGTGGTTCTGATAGCTGCTCATCCTATTTCTTGGAATGTATTAAATGTAAGTCTTTTTTGGGAATTAAATGTGCTACTCTGCCTTGTGAGGCCCATTACACACACGATAGGCATCCACTCACTCTTTgttacgaagaagaagaagatactaCAAGTGGGCAATATTGGTGTGAGATATGTGAATTCAAATTGGATCCAAAGACATGGTTTTATACATGCGACTACTGTATGATCACTCTCCATGTCAACTGTTTACTGGGGAAAGATATCTATCTGAAGCCCTGCCACATTTTCAAAGTAGGTCTTTTTTATAAGGAAGTTGAAATTGCTCGGAATGATGGTAATTCTCGGCTGTTTTGCTATATATGTCGACTTCGCTGTGGACAGACTTTGGTATTCAAGTGGCTAGGTAGACGCAAAAGCTTTTGTACTCTTCGATGTATCGGAAAGTATGTGAAAGACACGCGCGGGTATTATGATGCAGTTGCAATGGGATATTTTGAATCTTATCCAACGAATCTAGTTACATCCCCAGAAGCTTCCGATTCATCAGTTATTAAGAGTGCTTTTGATTTCCTATTTAGAGATTGA